One genomic window of Medicago truncatula cultivar Jemalong A17 chromosome 1, MtrunA17r5.0-ANR, whole genome shotgun sequence includes the following:
- the LOC25482952 gene encoding stem-specific protein TSJT1 → MLAVFSKSVAKSPEGLQSPESNSVSSLKDAFLAQHFESLNPSSVTLNLASSALLAYSLHKNNPLLPRLFAVVDDIFCLFQGHIDNVANLKQQYGLNKTANEVTIIIEAYRTLRDRGPYPADQVVRDFQGKFAFILFDSSSQTAFVASDVDGSVPFFWGIDADENLVLSDDTEIVSKSCGKSYAPFPKGCFFTTSGGLRSFEHPLHELKPVPRIDSSGEVCGSTFKVDADTKKEATGMPRVGSAANWSSNY, encoded by the exons ATGTTGGCAGTTTTCTCAAAATCTGTTGCCAAAAGTCCAGAGGGTTTACAGAGTCCAGAATCAAACTCAGTTTCATCACTCAAAGATGCTTTTTTAGCTCAACATTTTGAGTCTCTTAACCCTTCTTCTGTTACCCTTAATCTTGCTTCTTCTGCTCTCTTAGCTTATTCTCTTCACAAAAACAACCCTTTACTCCCAAG GCTGTTTGCGGTTGTGGATGACATCTTCTGCTTGTTTCAAGGCCACATTGATAATGTTGCTAATCTTAAACAACAATATGGATTGAACAAAACAGCTAATGAGGTGACCATTATCATAGAGGCTTACAGGACTCTGAGAGATCGTGGTCCCTATCCTGCTGATCAAGTTGTGAGAGATTTCCAAGGCAAATTTGCATTTATCCTGTTTGATAGCAGTTCGCAAACCGCGTTTGTTGCTTCT GATGTCGACGGAAGTGTTCCCTTCTTCTGGGGAATTGATGCTGATGAAAATCTAGTTCTTTCAGACGACACCGAGATTGTTAGTAAGAGCTGTGGCAAATCTTATGCACCATTCCCAAAAG GATGCTTTTTTACAACATCTGGAGGTTTGAGGAGTTTCGAGCATCCACTTCACGAGTTGAAGCCGGTACCAAGAATTGATAGCTCTGGTGAGGTGTGTGGTTCAACATTCAAAGTGGATGCTGATACTAAGAAGGAAGCAACTGGCATGCCAAGAGTTGGTAGTGCTGCTAATTGGTCTTCTAATTACTGA
- the LOC25482953 gene encoding chlorophyllase-2 yields MSSFVTNVFETGKYTTQLQMVGSGSYTQYVPPPRSLLIATPIEGGEFPLLLFLHAYLLYNSFYSQLIQHVASHGFIVIAPQLYIVTGPDIYDDIYSVAAITSWLSEGLNKFLPPNITPNFNKLALGGHSRGGKTSFAIALRKLNITIDLKFSAILGIDPVDGLGEGIQTSPPILTYVPHSFDFDMPTLVIGSSLGDVRKNLLFPPCAPKGINHEDFFSECEKPSWYFLAKDYGHFDMLDDYTPGFRGKLTYCLCKNGESRKPMRTFVGGVMVAFLKAYLYGDNVDLLAIREGKVRVPIAIKSDDFI; encoded by the exons ATGTCTTCTTTTGTTACTAATGTCTTTGAGACCGGAAAATACACCACACAACTACAAATGGTTGGCTCTGGTTCATATACACAATATG TTCCACCACCAAGATCTCTTTTGATTGCCACACCTATTGAAGGTGGAGAATTTCCACTTCTACTTTTCCTACATGCATATCTTCTCTACAACTCATTTTATTCTCAGCTTATCCAACATGTGGCTTCTCATGGCTTCATTGTCATTGCTCCTCAG TTGTATATAGTGACTGGACCAGATATATACGATGATATTTACTCAGTAGCTGCAATAACAAGTTGGCTATCTGAAGGACTAAACAAGTTTCTTCCACCAAACATAACACCAAATTTTAACAAGTTAGCACTTGGAGGCCATAGTCGCGGCGGAAAAACATCATTTGCTATTGCTCTAAGAAAATTAAACATCACAATTGATCTAAAATTTTCAGCCATACTTGGAATTGATCCAGTAGATGGATTAGGTGAAGGAATACAAACATCACCACCAATTCTCACCTATGTTCCtcattcatttgattttgatatgcCAACATTGGTTATTGGTTCTAGTTTAGGTGATGTGAGAAAGAACCTTTTGTTTCCTCCTTGTGCACCTAAAGGCATCAATCATGAGGATTTTTTTAGTGAATGTGAGAAACCTTCTTGGTATTTTTTGGCTAAGGATTATGGTCATTTTGACATGTTGGATGATTATACCCCAGGTTTTAGAGGGAAACTTACTTATTGTTTATGTAAGAATGGTGAATCAAGGAAACCTATGAGAACGTTTGTTGGAGGAGTTATGGTTGCATTCTTGAAAGCTTACTTATATGGTGATAATGTGGATTTGTTGGCCATAAGAGAAGGGAAAGTGAGAGTACCAATTGCTATCAAATCTGATGATTTTATATGA
- the LOC25482954 gene encoding chlorophyllase-2, translated as MCSSVSNVFETGNYTTKLLRVDSCSHAQNVPPPKSLLIATPIEGGEFPLLLFLHGYLLLNSFYSQLIQHVASHGFIVIAPQLYTVAGPDITEEIYSVAAITNWLSKGLSKILPLNIKPNFHKLALGGHSRGGKTSFAVALRKLNMTTDLKFSAIIGVDPVDGMDKGKQTSPPILTYVPHSFDYDMATLVIGSGLGDVKKNPLFPPCAPKGVNHEDFFSECEKPSWYFVAKDYGHVDMLDDDTKGVRGKVSYCLCKNGESRKPMRMFVGGVMVAFLKAYLHGDNVDLLAIRDKNLSVPIEMKFDYFV; from the exons ATGTGTTCTTCTGTTAGTAATGTTTTTGAAACTGGTAACTATACCACTAAGCTACTAAGGGTTGATTCTTGTTCACATGCACAAAATG TTCCACCACCAAAATCTCTCTTGATTGCTACTCCTATTGAAGGTGGAGAATTCCCACTTTTACTTTTTCTACATGGATATCTTCTTTTAAACTCGTTTTATTCTCAActtattcaacatgttgcttcTCATGGATTCATTGTCATTGCACCTCAG TTGTATACGGTGGCTGGACCTGATATAACTGAAGAGATTTACTCAGTAGCTGCAATAACAAATTGGCTATCTAAAGGACTTAGCAAGATTCTTCCACtaaatataaaaccaaattttCACAAGTTAGCACTTGGTGGTCATAGTCGCGGCGGAAAAACATCTTTCGCAGTTGCTCTAAGAAAATTAAACATGACAACTGATCTAAAATTTTCAGCCATAATAGGAGTTGATCCGGTCGATGGAATGGATAAAGGAAAGCAAACATCACCACCAATTCTCACCTATGTTCCTCATTCATTTGACTATGATATGGCAACATTGGTTATTGGTTCTGGTTTAGGTGATGTGAAAAAGAACCCTTTGTTTCCTCCTTGTGCACCTAAAGGTGTCAATCATGAGGATTTTTTTAGTGAATGTGAGAAACCTTCTTGGTATTTTGTGGCTAAGGATTATGGTCATGTTGATATGTTGGATGATGATACTAAAGGAGTTAGAGGGAAAGTTAGTTATTGTTTATGTAAGAATGGTGAATCAAGGAAACCTATGAGGATGTTTGTTGGAGGAGTTATGGTTGCATTCTTGAAAGCTTATTTGCATGGTGATAATGTGGACTTATTGGCTATAAGagacaaaaatttgagtgtacccATTGAGatgaaatttgattattttgtatGA
- the LOC25482955 gene encoding VAN3-binding protein isoform X3, with protein sequence MEKQNKQQWRPDPEAPRDPMEFLSRSWSASAMEVSKALSPAQLPPLSNKLNNGSSNAAAILEDFAGEVDDSIITVSGNPFSFASSQTSQMVLDRIMSHSEVSPRTSGRLSHSSGPLNGSLTDSPPVSPSEMDDFKYNRSSNNHNNNSIISSLNNHYRVSATGGGGGGGKTVGRWLKERKEKKKEETRAHNAQLHAAVSVAGVAAAVAAIAAATAASSGARKDEQMAKTDMAVASAATLVAAQCVEAAVAMGAERDHIDSVVSSAVNVRSSGDIQTLTAAAATALRGAATLKARALKEVWSIAAVIPVEKNLVGNGNGGGGSGSNGSSNSSFSGELAPEENFLGICSRELLARGFELLKRTRTGELHWKIVSVYINRTNQVMLKMKSRHVAGTITKKKKNVVIGVIKEMPAWPGRHLLEGGDNRRYFGLKTITRGVVEFECRSQREYDVWTQGVSRLISIAAERNNKNRTC encoded by the exons atggaaaaacaaaacaaacaacaatggAGACCCGACCCAGAAGCACCTCGTGACCCAATGGAATTCTTGTCACGTTCATGGTCTGCCTCTGCCATGGAAGTCTCCAAAGCTTTGTCTCCAGCTCAACTCCCTCCTCTTTCAAACAAACTCAATAATGGCTCTTCAAATGCTGCTGCTATACTTGAAGATTTTGCTGGTGAAGTTGATGACTCTATTATAACTGTTTCTGGCAACCCTTTTTCTTTTGCTTCCTCTCAAACTTCTCAAATGGTTTTGGATCGTATCATGTCTCACTCG GAGGTATCTCCAAGAACATCAGGAAGACTATCACATAGCAGTGGACCTCTTAATGGATCTTTAACAGATAGTCCACCAGTTTCACCTTCTGAAATGGATGATTTCAAG TATAACCGTTCAAGCAACAATCACAACAATAACAGCATTATCAGCAGCTTGAACAACCATTACAGAGTCTCTGCCACCGGCGGTGGCGGAGGCGGAGGGAAGACGGTAGGGAGGTGGCTGAAGGAgaggaaggaaaagaaaaaggaggaaacAAGGGCTCACAATGCACAGCTCCATGCTGCGGTTTCGGTTGCTGGAGTTGCAGCTGCAGTTGCGGCTATTGCTGCCGCAACTGCTGCTTCGTCAGGTGCTCGTAAAGACGAGCAGATGGCGAAGACAGACATGGCGGTAGCGTCGGCTGCCACATTGGTGGCGGCTCAATGTGTTGAGGCTGCTGTGGCTATGGGGGCTGAGCGCGATCACATTGATTCGGTGGTTAGCTCTGCTGTGAATGTGAGGTCTTCCGGCGATATTCAAACGTTGACGGCTGCTGCTGCGACAG CATTGCGTGGGGCTGCAACATTGAAAGCAAGGGCCCTTAAAGAAGTTTGGAGTATTGCTGCTGTAATTCCTGTGGAGAAGAATTTGGTAGGTAATGGTAATGGTGGTGGGGGCAGTGGTAGTAATGGCAGCTCCAATAGTAGCTTCAGTGGTGAACTTGCACCTGAAGAAAATTTCTTGGGCATTTGTAGTAGAGAATTGCTAGCCAGAGGTTTCGAGCTTCTCAAACGCACTCGCACAG GTGAACTCCATTGGAAAATTGTGTCAGTTTATATAAACAGAACGAACCAG GTTATGCTAAAGATGAAGAGTAGACATGTTGCTGGGACcatcacaaaaaagaaaaaga ATGTTGTGATCGGCGTTATCAAAGAAATGCCGGCTTGGCCAGGACGTCACTTGCTAGAAGGTGGTGACAACCGTCGTTACTTTGGTTTGAAAACAATTACGCGTGGCGTCGTTGAGTTTGAGTGCAGAAGTCAAAGAGAATATGATGTGTGGACTCAAGGTGTTTCAAGGCTCATCTCTATTGCTGCTGAAAGGAACAACAAAAACAGAACATGTTAA
- the LOC25482955 gene encoding VAN3-binding protein isoform X1 gives MEKQNKQQWRPDPEAPRDPMEFLSRSWSASAMEVSKALSPAQLPPLSNKLNNGSSNAAAILEDFAGEVDDSIITVSGNPFSFASSQTSQMVLDRIMSHSFCGIVQQEVSPRTSGRLSHSSGPLNGSLTDSPPVSPSEMDDFKYNRSSNNHNNNSIISSLNNHYRVSATGGGGGGGKTVGRWLKERKEKKKEETRAHNAQLHAAVSVAGVAAAVAAIAAATAASSGARKDEQMAKTDMAVASAATLVAAQCVEAAVAMGAERDHIDSVVSSAVNVRSSGDIQTLTAAAATALRGAATLKARALKEVWSIAAVIPVEKNLVGNGNGGGGSGSNGSSNSSFSGELAPEENFLGICSRELLARGFELLKRTRTGELHWKIVSVYINRTNQVMLKMKSRHVAGTITKKKKNVVIGVIKEMPAWPGRHLLEGGDNRRYFGLKTITRGVVEFECRSQREYDVWTQGVSRLISIAAERNNKNRTC, from the exons atggaaaaacaaaacaaacaacaatggAGACCCGACCCAGAAGCACCTCGTGACCCAATGGAATTCTTGTCACGTTCATGGTCTGCCTCTGCCATGGAAGTCTCCAAAGCTTTGTCTCCAGCTCAACTCCCTCCTCTTTCAAACAAACTCAATAATGGCTCTTCAAATGCTGCTGCTATACTTGAAGATTTTGCTGGTGAAGTTGATGACTCTATTATAACTGTTTCTGGCAACCCTTTTTCTTTTGCTTCCTCTCAAACTTCTCAAATGGTTTTGGATCGTATCATGTCTCACTCG TTTTGTGGTATTGTGCAGCAGGAGGTATCTCCAAGAACATCAGGAAGACTATCACATAGCAGTGGACCTCTTAATGGATCTTTAACAGATAGTCCACCAGTTTCACCTTCTGAAATGGATGATTTCAAG TATAACCGTTCAAGCAACAATCACAACAATAACAGCATTATCAGCAGCTTGAACAACCATTACAGAGTCTCTGCCACCGGCGGTGGCGGAGGCGGAGGGAAGACGGTAGGGAGGTGGCTGAAGGAgaggaaggaaaagaaaaaggaggaaacAAGGGCTCACAATGCACAGCTCCATGCTGCGGTTTCGGTTGCTGGAGTTGCAGCTGCAGTTGCGGCTATTGCTGCCGCAACTGCTGCTTCGTCAGGTGCTCGTAAAGACGAGCAGATGGCGAAGACAGACATGGCGGTAGCGTCGGCTGCCACATTGGTGGCGGCTCAATGTGTTGAGGCTGCTGTGGCTATGGGGGCTGAGCGCGATCACATTGATTCGGTGGTTAGCTCTGCTGTGAATGTGAGGTCTTCCGGCGATATTCAAACGTTGACGGCTGCTGCTGCGACAG CATTGCGTGGGGCTGCAACATTGAAAGCAAGGGCCCTTAAAGAAGTTTGGAGTATTGCTGCTGTAATTCCTGTGGAGAAGAATTTGGTAGGTAATGGTAATGGTGGTGGGGGCAGTGGTAGTAATGGCAGCTCCAATAGTAGCTTCAGTGGTGAACTTGCACCTGAAGAAAATTTCTTGGGCATTTGTAGTAGAGAATTGCTAGCCAGAGGTTTCGAGCTTCTCAAACGCACTCGCACAG GTGAACTCCATTGGAAAATTGTGTCAGTTTATATAAACAGAACGAACCAG GTTATGCTAAAGATGAAGAGTAGACATGTTGCTGGGACcatcacaaaaaagaaaaaga ATGTTGTGATCGGCGTTATCAAAGAAATGCCGGCTTGGCCAGGACGTCACTTGCTAGAAGGTGGTGACAACCGTCGTTACTTTGGTTTGAAAACAATTACGCGTGGCGTCGTTGAGTTTGAGTGCAGAAGTCAAAGAGAATATGATGTGTGGACTCAAGGTGTTTCAAGGCTCATCTCTATTGCTGCTGAAAGGAACAACAAAAACAGAACATGTTAA
- the LOC25482955 gene encoding VAN3-binding protein isoform X2, giving the protein MEKQNKQQWRPDPEAPRDPMEFLSRSWSASAMEVSKALSPAQLPPLSNKLNNGSSNAAAILEDFAGEVDDSIITVSGNPFSFASSQTSQMVLDRIMSHSQEVSPRTSGRLSHSSGPLNGSLTDSPPVSPSEMDDFKYNRSSNNHNNNSIISSLNNHYRVSATGGGGGGGKTVGRWLKERKEKKKEETRAHNAQLHAAVSVAGVAAAVAAIAAATAASSGARKDEQMAKTDMAVASAATLVAAQCVEAAVAMGAERDHIDSVVSSAVNVRSSGDIQTLTAAAATALRGAATLKARALKEVWSIAAVIPVEKNLVGNGNGGGGSGSNGSSNSSFSGELAPEENFLGICSRELLARGFELLKRTRTGELHWKIVSVYINRTNQVMLKMKSRHVAGTITKKKKNVVIGVIKEMPAWPGRHLLEGGDNRRYFGLKTITRGVVEFECRSQREYDVWTQGVSRLISIAAERNNKNRTC; this is encoded by the exons atggaaaaacaaaacaaacaacaatggAGACCCGACCCAGAAGCACCTCGTGACCCAATGGAATTCTTGTCACGTTCATGGTCTGCCTCTGCCATGGAAGTCTCCAAAGCTTTGTCTCCAGCTCAACTCCCTCCTCTTTCAAACAAACTCAATAATGGCTCTTCAAATGCTGCTGCTATACTTGAAGATTTTGCTGGTGAAGTTGATGACTCTATTATAACTGTTTCTGGCAACCCTTTTTCTTTTGCTTCCTCTCAAACTTCTCAAATGGTTTTGGATCGTATCATGTCTCACTCG CAGGAGGTATCTCCAAGAACATCAGGAAGACTATCACATAGCAGTGGACCTCTTAATGGATCTTTAACAGATAGTCCACCAGTTTCACCTTCTGAAATGGATGATTTCAAG TATAACCGTTCAAGCAACAATCACAACAATAACAGCATTATCAGCAGCTTGAACAACCATTACAGAGTCTCTGCCACCGGCGGTGGCGGAGGCGGAGGGAAGACGGTAGGGAGGTGGCTGAAGGAgaggaaggaaaagaaaaaggaggaaacAAGGGCTCACAATGCACAGCTCCATGCTGCGGTTTCGGTTGCTGGAGTTGCAGCTGCAGTTGCGGCTATTGCTGCCGCAACTGCTGCTTCGTCAGGTGCTCGTAAAGACGAGCAGATGGCGAAGACAGACATGGCGGTAGCGTCGGCTGCCACATTGGTGGCGGCTCAATGTGTTGAGGCTGCTGTGGCTATGGGGGCTGAGCGCGATCACATTGATTCGGTGGTTAGCTCTGCTGTGAATGTGAGGTCTTCCGGCGATATTCAAACGTTGACGGCTGCTGCTGCGACAG CATTGCGTGGGGCTGCAACATTGAAAGCAAGGGCCCTTAAAGAAGTTTGGAGTATTGCTGCTGTAATTCCTGTGGAGAAGAATTTGGTAGGTAATGGTAATGGTGGTGGGGGCAGTGGTAGTAATGGCAGCTCCAATAGTAGCTTCAGTGGTGAACTTGCACCTGAAGAAAATTTCTTGGGCATTTGTAGTAGAGAATTGCTAGCCAGAGGTTTCGAGCTTCTCAAACGCACTCGCACAG GTGAACTCCATTGGAAAATTGTGTCAGTTTATATAAACAGAACGAACCAG GTTATGCTAAAGATGAAGAGTAGACATGTTGCTGGGACcatcacaaaaaagaaaaaga ATGTTGTGATCGGCGTTATCAAAGAAATGCCGGCTTGGCCAGGACGTCACTTGCTAGAAGGTGGTGACAACCGTCGTTACTTTGGTTTGAAAACAATTACGCGTGGCGTCGTTGAGTTTGAGTGCAGAAGTCAAAGAGAATATGATGTGTGGACTCAAGGTGTTTCAAGGCTCATCTCTATTGCTGCTGAAAGGAACAACAAAAACAGAACATGTTAA